The DNA region ACATGTTTTGGCAAGATCAATATTTTTGAAGGCCCAAAATTCTCCCTTGGCAGAATCAGCAAGTCCCTTATAATAAGTAGCTAATCGAGTACAGGGCGTAACTACATCTTCCGTCGCAAGATTATCAGTCCATTTTTCAGCTACTTGGATAATGTGAGGAATAGAAGGGCGAATTTTGTCATAATCAGCAAGGGGTGCATTGTATTCAATTGTTTCTGCTTCCGTAATGATCGCCTTCACCATTGTCTGACAAGTTTGAGCATTCAGCATGGTTGGGACTTTCTCTCGCAGGTATTCCCAAACTAACGGATGGAACTTATAGCTAATAGCTTCTCTCTCTTCAATTTCGGTTGTTTCCAGCAGACTGTACCGCAACAACTCCCCGCGCCAATCTTCGGCATCGTCTGGCTCCATTTCTCCTAATGCCGCCTCAACCAATCGCCACTCCATCGGCGCACAGGCAAACATACTTAAAAATACGGCGAACTTTCGCACATCAGCTTCGAGAACATCCCAAGTCAACTCAATAGCGGCGCGGACTCCCTCTTCCGCTACCGAATCATCCGTCGGATTTAATGGTTTTGAGTCCAATCCTTTTTTCTTCAAACGTCTCAATACGTCTATCAAGGTTAAGCCCGGATCATTGGCAAGATAGCAACCAACCAAAGTGATCGCTAAGGGCAAACACCCCAATTTTTCATCACAGAGTTTCTTGGCGAGTTCATGATCCCATTGTCGCTCTGATGCCCCGGCCAAAGTTTCGAGTGAAGCCACTGCCTCCGGTAAATCCAAAACCTCTAGATTGTGGGCAGGCACATTACCAAAACGCACCCGACTGGTTAGCAATACCCGCACGCCATTCCCTTGGGGTAGCAAAGATTTAATTGCTCCATAATCCTTTGTCCGATTGAGATTATCGACGATCACCAGAGCGCCAGACTGGATATCCCACTGCGACCAAACTTCGGCCACCTTCGCCTTGATATCTTCCCCTTGCAAGGATAATTTCAACTGTGATCGCCCAAAATTTACAATCTCTTCAGCGATGCCTGCCGCCCCAAAACTCAACCAGGCAATGCCATCTGGATATTCATCTTGGTATTCTGCCGCATAATGTTTCGCCAACTCAGTTTTGCCGATGCCGCCCATCCCTTGAATAGCCGAAATCGATACTCGTTCATTCAACTGCAATAGCTTATGCACAGCCTTTAAATCTTCGTCCCGCCCCACAAAGTAACGAGCATTAAATGGTGGCACATTGTTGGGAGGTCTTAACTTTGTCCGCGCTCCCGACTCGGACGACTGCAGTCAAAAATGAAACGTTGGATTATGGACGACTCCGCCAGACTCAACATTAATGCCTTGAATGGTTTTCGTGATTGACGGTTGTTTCTTGATTAATTCGTTTACTTGCTGTTGGAGGTCTTCGTTCTGAGCCAATAATTTTTGAATCTCAGCCAATAGCTCTTTGACTTCATCATCCGCAGCGATCACCTCTACATCAATTACTGCCTGCTCTGGATCAATTTCCTCACCTGCAGCCAAAGCCCTTCCAGTATCTGAACCCTTGAGTTTTTCCGTTAATAACTTTCGCCCAGCGTCAAAAGTATCTTCCCCAGCCTTCGCCGCAATGCCCGATCCAAAAATACCGAGGACAAGTAATAAGAGTTCCATAGCTTCGCGTTAAACTTGCACATTAACCCCATTATGCAATGGATTGTTTTGATTCCTCCCTTGTTTTTTTAGGTAGGTTAGAGACTATTTTTTCGGTGGAACAACCTATTGAAAGATCCCTCCGCCTTCGGCACCTCCCTTTTAAAGGGAGGCAGTGGGCATCTGAATTTGTTGGGGATTGGGCGGTGAGTTTGCTATGGGATGGAAACAGTTATTTAAAGCTCAAATTCTTGCTCGAAAATGGCGCGAGTCATGGGCTGTTCAACAACTAACCCTTCACCACCCAATAACTCTAGTGGTTGCCCCTCGATCTGAAACCACACTGCGGCATCAGGTTCAATACTAGTCGCTGTATACAAAACCTGCCCCAATCGGCCAATCATCGATGCACTACCGCCGCCAAGCGTGAATTCTTCTGACAGATTAATCACAATGCCATCATCCTGAATTGTGTGGCTAATCACCTTTGTATTTTCTGGTAATGCTGAGGAGCGATCACCTTCCGGTGTAGTTTGCGTTAGCTCAATCATCAATTGATCTAGAGTTTCACCCGCATTCGATTTTGTCGTCATCACTGACTCTGGCACAAGCTCAAGGCGATCGCCATTATCTTCGAGCCAATAAACCCTCGGCTCTTTGGATTCAGCCGTTAAAGTTGGCGTTTCAGAAGGCGTTTCAGTATTATTCGTTGAGTTTTGAGTCGTTTCTTCATCACAACCCACTAAAATTAGCGCGGCGATCGCCACAGCCCAGAGCGCTCCAAACCTTCTTTGAGAAAGTACCATCATTCACCTCACAAAAAATCGACAGTTCTAATTGACCCTTCATTACCAAGACGTTATTTTCCGAAGATTGGATGCCTTCAGAAAATCAGAATTCAATTCGATGGGTTAGGTCAATAAAAAATGAAGGCGATCGCCCCCGAAATTTAAAACTTCATTGCAAAACACCCAGAAGCATTAGCAGTTCAGGAAAATCTCAGTACCCTAAAGACAATAACTCCTTCTTTCTGTAGCAGAAACTTTGTAATGTTCACCATCCGTGCCACTCAGAATACTTTCCTGAAACGCCAACCCATAGCCTCATCCGAGCTACCCAGCGCTTATAAAAAGTATTCACCCAAAGGCACAGAATGGAGCGTTGATAGTTCGAGCCCAGATGTCGATGATCACATCAAAATTGAGCTGGCCTATGGTGCCGGAACTTGGTATGCCTACTCTTTTCACTGGGATGGTTTCCCCCAAACCGTCGCTCCCCAACCCAAATCGCTCCGAACCATTAAGGCTGCCCAAGATACCTACCTAAAACGTGAAATCAGACCTGCTTCCGAACTATCAAATGCTTACAAAAAGCTTTCTAAACAAGGAACAGAATGGAAAATCGAGAGCTATTCCTTAGAAACGGATGACCATATCAAAATTGAACTGGCCTATGGTGCCGGAACTTGGTATGTCTACGCTTTTCACTGGGAAGGCTTCCCCAATATTCAACCTCTCTCTCCTCCTGCCAAACCCACTATGATTACAATCCGCGCTACCCAAGATACCTATCTCAAACGTGAAATCAAACCAGCTTCTGAATTACCCGATGCCTATAAAAAATTGAATAAAAAAGGCACAGAATGGCAAGTCGAAAACTTTACCGAAGAAGCAGGCGACCATATGAAAATCGACCTCGCTTATGGCTCCGGGACTTGGTATCTCTACAAACTCCATTGGGAAGGCTTTCCAGGGAGTGCTTCTGCCGCAGCGGCAAGCTCTGGCTCCACTAGTGGCGGCGGTAGTATCGATGGCGTACCAGTATCGGCCATTGACCTCATCAAAAAATTTGAAGGCATTGAACTCCATGCCTATCCTGATCCCCTTACAGGTGGCGACCCTTGGACAATTGGCTATGGTTCGACCTTCTATGAAAATGGCGCGAAGGTAAAAAAAGGCGACACAATTACCAAAGAACAAGCAGAGCGAGAGCTGATTAATAACTGCAAAAAATCATTCCTGCCACACCTCGCGAAAATCCCTCATTTTAATGAGATGGATGATAATCAAAAGGGTGCCATTCTTTCGTTTGCCTATAATCTCGGTGCTCGTTTCTACGGTGCAAATAACTTTGAAACCATTACCCGCACCCTAAAAAATAAGGATTGGGGCAATATGCGTAAAGCATTAATCCTTTATCGTAATCCCGGCTCGAATGTAGAAGCTGGTTTACTACGTCGCCGGAATGCCGAGGCTGATGTTTGGTTTACCAACGTCAAAGAAAATAAGTAATCTCATCTTGCACAAATCAATTGCTACGCAAAAACCTCCCAGCAATATGGGAGGTTTTTTCTAGGCTATTTATGGGCGATCGCCACCAGACTTGGTTCAACCAAATAAAAAAAAGTCTATGGATTTAGGGATAAAACGCGAGCTGCGGTAAACCCGTGGTTTCCTCTAATCCCATCATAATATTCATACACTGAACAGCCTGTCCCGACTGGCCTTTAAGTAGATTGTCGATTGCTGACATCACAATTACTCGTCCGGTACGATGGTCAACTTCAACGCCGAGGTAACAGAGATTTGTGCCGCAAGCCCATTTCGTTTGGGGATATACGCCATTCGGTAAAATTTCGACGCAGGCAGACGCACGGTAAAACGCTTTATAAATTGTGAGCAAATCATCCCTTACTAAACCCGGATCACGGAGCGTTGCATAAACTGTTGCCAGAATGCCCCGAGGCATTGGGATGAGGTGCGGCGTAAATTGAACGCGAATATCTTGGCTTGCGAGCTTGCTACAGGTTTGCTCGATTTCTGGTGTATGTCTGTGGGAAGCGACACCATAGGCCCCAAGAGACGCATCAGCTTCAGCTAACAGCAAGTTGATTTTGCCCTGTCGTCCACCACCTGATGTGCCAGATTTTGCATCGATAATGGCAGTCTCTGGCTGAATTAATCCCTGTTTAAAGAGAGGGGAGAGTGCAAGCAAACTAGCAGTGACATAGCAGCCGGGGCAGCCCACGAGTGTAGCTTGGCGAATGTCGTCCCGATAAAGTTCGGGTAAACCATAAATGGCGATCGCATTGGTATCTTGATCGGTACGTTCGGTTTTGTACCAAGTTTTATAAGTGTCTAAATTTTCAAAGCGATAGTCAGCGGACAAATCTAGGACTTTGCACCCTTTCGCGACGAGTTCTGGTGCAAACTTACAAGCAAGACCATTAGGCAAACCGAGGAATACAACATCACAGCGCTCGGCAATAACATCAAGGTCAATCGGCTCGATAGTCATATCAATGCGGTGACCAACATGGGGATACAGCTCAGCATAAGGCTTGCCAGCACTGCTATTACCACCCAGATAAACGAGTTCTACATTGGGGTGGTCATGGAGCAAGCGCACTAACTGGACGCCACCATACCCCGATGCTCCAACAATCCCGACTGAAATTTTTGCTGTATTACTCATAAATCCTTGTCATCGCTGAAAGGCTAGCGACGGGCTTGATCCCGTTCCTATTCGCAGCAATTGTACAAGGAAATGAAATCAAGACCACATCTATTTTTTGAGGTGATGTCAATGAACGGCAATGTGTTGTGTTGAGAGGGTTCACCTCTGTTTTTTGCCGCACAATGACATGTTTTTCTCAGAATGATGATTTCATCTCAGTTGAGGAAAAAGGCGATCGCCTAACGGTTTGACTACAGTCTGGGCTAAAGCTAAACACGAAGGGCGATGATTGTCCGAGATTTATGCGGCGTGGCATAAGTGATCATTGTGGAGAACAGCTTCACCTCGGGATGGCAGCCAGACTAGCCATTCCACTTCGGAGTAAGGACACAGTAACAATGCATACTCATCGCTTTCGATATTCGTGAGTTTGACCCAATCACTATCAGGTTGAGCGGGGATGAATTTTGTGTCGAAGGGATGCTCAACGGTTTTCTCTGAGTTGAAGCGCAAATTGGCTTTAGATAGAGTTTGTGCCATTTTCCTACTCTTTTTTGAATAAACAAGATGATTCTTGTATCTAATTATACGAAATTGGCTTTTGTAAGTTGTGGTGTGCTCACATAAGTTTACGCAGTGAAATAGGGTGTTTTTTCTATTTTTGTCGCCGTGATTGTCCTACACACCATAAAAAAATCGCAGGAATAGTGCCGTTCAACGCTTAAATATTAAAGGTGTCTATTGCTTGGGTTTAGTGCAGGGATATGAAGTTACCAGAAGATGGCGATCGCCCCCTCAGTATTAATCTTGTGCCGATGATCGATGTGATTTTTTCGATTTTGGCCTTCTTTATTCTGTCGACTTTGTTTCTTGTCCCTTCTGAAGGATTGGATATTAATCTCCCTGAAGCCTTGCGTACCGAAAGTCAGACTCAAGAAGCCTTGAAGGTAGGTATTAATGCCCAAGGACAAATCCGTTTTCAACAGCAAGACATTGAGTTGGAAAATTTGGTGGAGCTTGTGGAAGCCGAACTCACTGCAGAACAGACTCAAATTATTATTCAAGCAGATGCAGAAGTTGACCATGGCCGGGTGGTTGCCGTGATGGATCAGCTTCGCCAAATTCCAGGTTTACAGTTGGCGATCGCCACGATTCAGCCTGAGTAGTCCGTATTTTTTCCTTGGATTTAAACAAAAGTTAAGATAAACTAAAGATGATCCCCGTGAAAATACGGTTGCGGTTTTGCCAAGGACTCCAGTGGATATTATTTCAATTCGTGATATTCGTGGCTATGGTTATACCGGTTTTCTCGAGGAAGAAAAAGTGCTCGGGCAATGGTTTGAGGTTGATCTGGAGCTAGAGGTAGATCTTGCGTCGGTTGGGGTCAGTGACAACCTTGAAGACTCGGTAGATTATCGTCAGGTGATTGAGTTAACGAAGGCGACGATCACAAATGATCGTTTTGATTTAGTGGAGCGTTTAGCGGCGGCGATCGCCACAAAATTGCTGGCAATAGAAAAAATACAATCTGTCAGAGTTTGTTTAACGAAGCCTCACCCACCTATTCCCGATTTTTCCGGCAGCGTCGTGATAGATATCACACGGAAAAAGGGCTGAAAGTGACTTTTATGTCTGAAATAAAGCCATAGGAGTTAATTACTTTCTTCGGGCAACTTTTTCGATCTAGTCCATGTCTAAAGAAGACATCAAGACTCAGTGCAAACCTGTAGAAAGTGGGGAGGAAAACATGGCAGTGCAAATTTACTTTTTAATCTTTATTTATGTGACTACCTGTATCTGGGAAAAAGTTAGATATCAAGATCGTCCTTAGGTAAGGTCAAAGGCAATGTGAATTGCAGCCATGCGCCGCCGTAATCTACATGATTATTGGCTATGATTTCACCGTGGTGAGAGTTGATGATTTGCTGGACGATCGCCAATCCCAAGCCACTACCCTGACTAAAGTTTGCAGATTGCGATTGTCTCACCCGTGCCTGATCGCCACGATATAAACGCTCAAACACATAGGGCAAATCCTCCACAATAAACCCTGAGCCTTGGTCAATGACATCAATGGTTGCTAGATTTGTTGCATCATCGTGCTGAAGAGAAACAAGCACTGGCTTCTGGAAAGGATTGTATTTAATCGCGTTATCAAACAAATTTAAAAAGACTTGGGTGAGGCGATCGCGATCGCCTTGTATTTTGAGTTGATCTGCTCCGGTGTAGCTTAAGTCAATTTGTTTTTGGGCTGCGATGGGCGACAGTTTTTCCCAAACCTCATGGATTAGTGCTACCAAATCAAATGTTTGGTGACTGAGGACTTGGTGGGGGTGGGACTCTAAACGACTAATTTCAAGCCAATCTTGCACGAGGTAATATAAGCGATTAATTTCTCCGAGCAATTGCGTTGTCCATTTCTGATCTTGCCCTTGCAGACGAGACGTTAATGTTTCCGTTACTAGTCGCATCGCTGTGAGAGGAGTGCGCAATTCATGGGTCAGATCAGAGAGCAATTTTTCTTGGGCTTGTTTAACAATATGCAGAGATTCTTGATCTTCTAGAAAAACGCCAACTTCACCCGCTGTCATGGAGATCGTTAAACCCCGGAGATGTACAGAATTTCCTTTGCTATCT from [Leptolyngbya] sp. PCC 7376 includes:
- a CDS encoding GerMN domain-containing protein yields the protein MMVLSQRRFGALWAVAIAALILVGCDEETTQNSTNNTETPSETPTLTAESKEPRVYWLEDNGDRLELVPESVMTTKSNAGETLDQLMIELTQTTPEGDRSSALPENTKVISHTIQDDGIVINLSEEFTLGGGSASMIGRLGQVLYTATSIEPDAAVWFQIEGQPLELLGGEGLVVEQPMTRAIFEQEFEL
- a CDS encoding tetratricopeptide repeat protein, translated to MPPFNARYFVGRDEDLKAVHKLLQLNERVSISAIQGMGGIGKTELAKHYAAEYQDEYPDGIAWLSFGAAGIAEEIVNFGRSQLKLSLQGEDIKAKVAEVWSQWDIQSGALVIVDNLNRTKDYGAIKSLLPQGNGVRVLLTSRVRFGNVPAHNLEVLDLPEAVASLETLAGASERQWDHELAKKLCDEKLGCLPLAITLVGCYLANDPGLTLIDVLRRLKKKGLDSKPLNPTDDSVAEEGVRAAIELTWDVLEADVRKFAVFLSMFACAPMEWRLVEAALGEMEPDDAEDWRGELLRYSLLETTEIEEREAISYKFHPLVWEYLREKVPTMLNAQTCQTMVKAIITEAETIEYNAPLADYDKIRPSIPHIIQVAEKWTDNLATEDVVTPCTRLATYYKGLADSAKGEFWAFKNIDLAKTCLSENHPEIAVALNNLAEFYRAQGKYAKAEPLYQEALVIAREALPANHPQLAIHLNNLANLCNLQEKYSEAESLYQEALVIDQEALPSNHPQLASHLNNLANLYHSQEKYAEAESLHQEVLAIKKEALPANHLTLAISLNNLAASYSLQGKYAEAEPLYKEALAIAKESLPANHPDFAAYTNNLARLYQAQEKYKEAEPLFQKALAILEESLGLDHPNTYKVRSYYEDFLRQKENET
- the folB gene encoding dihydroneopterin aldolase, whose amino-acid sequence is MDIISIRDIRGYGYTGFLEEEKVLGQWFEVDLELEVDLASVGVSDNLEDSVDYRQVIELTKATITNDRFDLVERLAAAIATKLLAIEKIQSVRVCLTKPHPPIPDFSGSVVIDITRKKG
- a CDS encoding biopolymer transporter ExbD, with amino-acid sequence MKLPEDGDRPLSINLVPMIDVIFSILAFFILSTLFLVPSEGLDINLPEALRTESQTQEALKVGINAQGQIRFQQQDIELENLVELVEAELTAEQTQIIIQADAEVDHGRVVAVMDQLRQIPGLQLAIATIQPE
- the argC gene encoding N-acetyl-gamma-glutamyl-phosphate reductase, translating into MSNTAKISVGIVGASGYGGVQLVRLLHDHPNVELVYLGGNSSAGKPYAELYPHVGHRIDMTIEPIDLDVIAERCDVVFLGLPNGLACKFAPELVAKGCKVLDLSADYRFENLDTYKTWYKTERTDQDTNAIAIYGLPELYRDDIRQATLVGCPGCYVTASLLALSPLFKQGLIQPETAIIDAKSGTSGGGRQGKINLLLAEADASLGAYGVASHRHTPEIEQTCSKLASQDIRVQFTPHLIPMPRGILATVYATLRDPGLVRDDLLTIYKAFYRASACVEILPNGVYPQTKWACGTNLCYLGVEVDHRTGRVIVMSAIDNLLKGQSGQAVQCMNIMMGLEETTGLPQLAFYP
- a CDS encoding cell wall metabolism sensor histidine kinase WalK, with amino-acid sequence MFWISLLIGLGAGCVICFAWYQRQRLEVKRMLHSYGDRPSEVPSFAPLSSVRRELKSLYAEKKDLQQEVSQCYRIFEHFPCGYLHVDADNQLLWCNHKAREILHLNRWQSGEVRLLLELVRSYELDRLIEQTRINRTSQERSWEFHPSHDAQTHADSKGNSVHLRGLTISMTAGEVGVFLEDQESLHIVKQAQEKLLSDLTHELRTPLTAMRLVTETLTSRLQGQDQKWTTQLLGEINRLYYLVQDWLEISRLESHPHQVLSHQTFDLVALIHEVWEKLSPIAAQKQIDLSYTGADQLKIQGDRDRLTQVFLNLFDNAIKYNPFQKPVLVSLQHDDATNLATIDVIDQGSGFIVEDLPYVFERLYRGDQARVRQSQSANFSQGSGLGLAIVQQIINSHHGEIIANNHVDYGGAWLQFTLPLTLPKDDLDI
- a CDS encoding lysozyme encodes the protein MFTIRATQNTFLKRQPIASSELPSAYKKYSPKGTEWSVDSSSPDVDDHIKIELAYGAGTWYAYSFHWDGFPQTVAPQPKSLRTIKAAQDTYLKREIRPASELSNAYKKLSKQGTEWKIESYSLETDDHIKIELAYGAGTWYVYAFHWEGFPNIQPLSPPAKPTMITIRATQDTYLKREIKPASELPDAYKKLNKKGTEWQVENFTEEAGDHMKIDLAYGSGTWYLYKLHWEGFPGSASAAAASSGSTSGGGSIDGVPVSAIDLIKKFEGIELHAYPDPLTGGDPWTIGYGSTFYENGAKVKKGDTITKEQAERELINNCKKSFLPHLAKIPHFNEMDDNQKGAILSFAYNLGARFYGANNFETITRTLKNKDWGNMRKALILYRNPGSNVEAGLLRRRNAEADVWFTNVKENK